The following proteins are co-located in the Coffea eugenioides isolate CCC68of unplaced genomic scaffold, Ceug_1.0 ScVebR1_38;HRSCAF=212, whole genome shotgun sequence genome:
- the LOC113758207 gene encoding protein SMG7L-like has translation MKLSKCQFACHRFLICLGDLARYGELCKKQDASKWSVAFTYYLEASRIWPASGNPHNQLALLATYVGDAFLALYHCTRSLAVKEPFPDAWNNLMLLFEENGSSHLSSLSSETHIDLLKPFEKVSLQAAPQSLTGSSNKSNLETNNIFSTAKTELWPLFVRLISFFLGRSR, from the exons ATGAAATTGAGCAAGTGTCAGTTTGCATGCCACCGCTTTCTAATATGTCTTGGGGATCTTGCTAGATATGGCGAGCTTTGTAAGAAACAGGATGCTTCTAAATGGTCGGTTGCGTTTACTTACTACTTAGAAGCAAGCAGGATATGGCCAGCTAGCGGGAATCCCCATAATCAA CTGGCACTGTTAGCAACATATGTTGGCGATGCTTTCCTGGCATTGTACCACTGCACGAGAAGTTTAGCTGTTAAAGAACCTTTCCCTGATGCATGGAATAACCTTATGCTACTCTTTGAAGAG AACGGGTCATCCCATCTGTCTTCACTTTCCAGTGAGACACACATCGATTTGTTAAAGCCATTTGAAAAAGTCTCCTTGCAGGCCGCACCACAGTCTCTCACTGGATCTTCAAATAAGAGTAACTTGGAAACTAACAACATCTTTTCTACTGCAAAAACTGAACTCTGGCCCCTCTTTGTGAGATTGATAAGTTTTTTCCTTGGGAGATCCAGGTAA
- the LOC113758204 gene encoding uncharacterized protein LOC113758204 codes for MEMNPEIAPYGGALVMVVEYLESSMCRDLLSKFPDNSAFDFDYSQSSIWSPLIHRKFPSTTPISNDRRNVLSCGLSRKLVYNDDEGLTKIKKVTANIKRKFTDAVSDNLLKYQKMRKRKRKNSLDFTPCPSSKLPSTSPTPRKGWVKVLKAASKHFKKKSKKRDSYTQINFSSCFT; via the exons ATGGAGATGAACCCCGAGATTGCCCCTTATGGGGGCGCATTGGTGATGGTGGTGGAGTACCTAGAATCCTCTATGTGCAGAGATCTGCTCTCCAAATTCCCTGACAATTCGGCCTTTGATTTTGACTATTCACAGAGCTCCATTTGGTCCCCTTTGATCCACAGGAAATTTCCTTCAACAACTCCCATCAGTAATGACCGCAGAAATGTACTGAGCTGCGGCCTCTCGAGAAAGCTTGTTTACAATGATGATGAAGGGCTGACCAAGATCAAGAAAGTGACTGCAAATATCAAGAGAAAGTTCACTGATGCTGTTTCTGATAATCTCCTGAAGTATCAAAAGATGAGGAAGAGAAAGAGGAAGAACAGTCTTGATTTTACTCCTTGCCCTTCTTCTAAGCTTCcttccactagtccaacaccAAGAAAG GGATGGGTAAAGGTGCTGAAAGCTGCTTCTAAGCATTTCAAAAAGAAGAGCAAGAAGAGAGACTCGTATACTCAGATCAACTTCTCAAGTTGTTTCACGTAA